In Magnetococcales bacterium, the genomic window CCGTCCCAATCGCCTTGAACCAGCAGGCGGGCGCGTTCATGCGCCTCTTGAATACGGGGCGCAGCCTGAAGATAACCGCCCGCCACCGTCCACGGGGAATAGGTTTCCGACAGGCCGAACAGGCCCAGGTCGGCACTCAACAACTGCGCTTCGGGATATCGATCCGCCACCAGCTCATCCAACAGATCCGGGGCACTGCGCATCAAATAGGGAATGCGGGAATTGAAAGCGAACTGAATAACCGCAAAAAGGGCTCCGTCGGCCAGCTTGCGATCCTCTATTTTTCGGAACCAGTGGCGGGTTTGCCGCATCGCCTCGGGGGGATCATCCAGATGAATAACCCCGGACAGAGAGAGCATCATGGCGCGGGCGAAGTCGCTCATCTCCTCGCCGGGCCGGGTGAGCCAATAAGCCACCTTCTGCCGGTTGGCTTTCTCAAAAACCAGAGGTTCCGTTCCATAAGCCCGGCCCACAATCTCACAGGCTTCGGAAACTCCCCTTTCCGCCAGTGGCAAGGCCCATTCGATGGCGCGTTGCGGGTCCACCGGACTGCCGTACAGACCCTTCACGGCCCTTTCCGCCAGAATCAATCGGGCCTTGTCGGATCCTTTGGCCACCAGCACTTCCAGTTCCGCCACGGCCCAGGGGATATCCTGTTCCCCCAGTTCCCCGGTGAGAAGATGATAGGCATGGATGCGCCGCAAGGGGATCGAGCCCTGCTCTGCGGCTTTTTTGATCCAGAAGAGTGCCTCCCTTTTATCGACAGGCAGGTACTCGCCCGAGACAAGCTCTTTGTAAAGCCGGAACTGCGCGGCAATACTCCCGGCCTCGGCCCCTTTTCGCAGCCAATGCAGATAGAGACGGATCTCCTTTTCCACACCTTTGCCCTCTTTATGGGCATCCGCCAACATTCTCATGGCCATCCCGTTGCCCTGGTCAATGGCTTTGTGGAGCCAGAGCAACCCCTCCGAGGCGTTTTGTTCCGTCCCCTCGCCAAGTAACAGATTTTCTCCATAATGCGCCTGGGCATCGGCAATGCCCTGTCGCGCCAGGGTTTCATAGAGCTGCATCGACTGAACGCGCTCTTCCGGGCTCCCCTGACTGAGCTTTTCGGCCTTGTCCAACTCCTCTTGAATATCCGCCGCGCCGAGCAGAAACAGGAAAAGCAATGGATAGAGTCGCTTCATACTGCCTCCTGATTGAAAAGGGGCGGCCTGTCAGGAACAGACCACCCCGGTATTTCCGGCTTCTC contains:
- a CDS encoding sel1 repeat family protein, which translates into the protein MKRLYPLLFLFLLGAADIQEELDKAEKLSQGSPEERVQSMQLYETLARQGIADAQAHYGENLLLGEGTEQNASEGLLWLHKAIDQGNGMAMRMLADAHKEGKGVEKEIRLYLHWLRKGAEAGSIAAQFRLYKELVSGEYLPVDKREALFWIKKAAEQGSIPLRRIHAYHLLTGELGEQDIPWAVAELEVLVAKGSDKARLILAERAVKGLYGSPVDPQRAIEWALPLAERGVSEACEIVGRAYGTEPLVFEKANRQKVAYWLTRPGEEMSDFARAMMLSLSGVIHLDDPPEAMRQTRHWFRKIEDRKLADGALFAVIQFAFNSRIPYLMRSAPDLLDELVADRYPEAQLLSADLGLFGLSETYSPWTVAGGYLQAAPRIQEAHERARLLVQGDWDGIFVRLPVEPWNRKSTAKADSEAVLPDAESLRTAAEKGDTLAMWQLALRGIDEQGAPNETARSWMKRAAEGGFVAAMVLLGSELDRGETRDETAAHAWLEKAARSGSTYGRYLLAIHRLVHHSGQKEAVAEAVSLLESLADEGVQAARAMLAFHLLIEMKGEIPLQRLEPLLRPLVEAGSLYAAEFLAQTLIHATPLTAQHLAKVRQLLEERAKRNQEPNPVLQAIAAELTPEGVPLPEEPNAQTLPILQEAASPDSLAEFYSEFGSQLLKPDHHALHRLGLVWQKRAARLGQGAALKRLGHLYLLGYIVDIDTQAARRWYEQAAATGDEEAGQLAALLARQEFDAARERTPLEACWYSKTPDKYWLEWDQTRNFTKP